The window ATCGTTCCGGAGGGCAGCCAGGCCCGGGTTAAAAAATTGCTGGTGCCTTCTGATTTTTCTGAAGATTCTAAACAGGCATTACATGCAGCCATTACACTGGCATCACGCATTGAGTCTCCTGTACAGGTGGTGGTTCAGAATGTTTTCCATGTTCCGCCGGGCTATCATTATTCCGGCAAGAGTTATGAGGAGTTTTCCGAAATCATGGAAAAACATGCCAGAAAAGACTTCAGGAAATTTATCAAAGAGATAGACCTGAAGGGACAGAAGGTAAAAGATGTGTATTCACTGGACAAGAATGATAACCTGATGACTGACATATATGAGAAAGCTATTGAAATTGGTGCAGATGGTATTGTGATGGGTGCCAAGGGCAGAACTGCCGCAACGGCATTGTTTTTAGGAAGTATAGCTGAAAGAGCCATTCAGATGAATACTCGCTTTCCGCTCATGATTGTACGTCCTAAAGGTCAGAATGCAGGTTTCATGGACTTTATCATGGATATTTAATCTAAATTTTTGCTCTGGACTGGAAGCCACAACACGTAATCAGATCAAGATGATTAGGAAAGCCTACCTCCTGCTGCTTTGCATTGTACTGGCATGCCAGACATCCTCACAGCCAGAAGTACAGACCTACACCGGTTCTGAATTCTTCAGGCCTGCCACAGAGCTTGGCGAACTTTTCCCTGCTGTGCAAATGGGACACGTTTTCCCCGACAGCAAAACTTTTGTAGACAGCAGACCAAAATCAAACCCTGCAGAAATTCTTGACCTGTATAAGACCCGTAAAAATGAACCGGGTTTTAACCTGAAGGCTTTCATAGAGGAGCATTTTGAACTTCCAGGCTTGGCT of the Flammeovirgaceae bacterium 311 genome contains:
- a CDS encoding universal stress protein UspA-like protein (COG0589 Universal stress protein UspA and related nucleotide-binding proteins), with translation MYPIKRILIALDLTQMDATLIHFAAFIVNNTAAERLYFVNVIRNFHIPESVLKEFPGLIDTAIGERKEKMKAVVEENFKVEETRLKQLKIQFIVKDGAPAKKLLQVAQDSEIDLIIAGRKVSLEGGGVLVQRLARRAACNLLIVPEGSQARVKKLLVPSDFSEDSKQALHAAITLASRIESPVQVVVQNVFHVPPGYHYSGKSYEEFSEIMEKHARKDFRKFIKEIDLKGQKVKDVYSLDKNDNLMTDIYEKAIEIGADGIVMGAKGRTAATALFLGSIAERAIQMNTRFPLMIVRPKGQNAGFMDFIMDI